The following proteins are co-located in the Candidatus Eisenbacteria bacterium genome:
- a CDS encoding outer membrane lipoprotein carrier protein LolA, producing MKLQVHPLRSIPRLFFSFVFSLLLPSGCFCLSSTEIVGKVRSTYDGLKTISFAFVEKDVSSDGRETTVSKGKVAAMLPGKFRVEFSIPKGKVVASDGENLFVSVPGEEPFKVSGGEKLGSSPGMFFVEFLESGKFEASGSEMIGKFGCVKLLGSVEGEEGPVSVSLWIDKKLWVVRQITVEEETGTKKFVLSDISLNPKMAHEVFTIP from the coding sequence ATGAAGCTCCAAGTTCACCCGTTGCGTTCAATCCCGCGCCTGTTTTTCTCGTTTGTGTTCTCCTTGCTTCTTCCTTCAGGGTGTTTCTGTCTCTCCAGCACCGAGATCGTGGGCAAGGTGCGAAGCACTTATGATGGTCTGAAGACCATCTCGTTTGCCTTTGTTGAGAAAGATGTATCGTCTGATGGGCGTGAGACGACCGTCTCAAAGGGAAAAGTCGCAGCGATGCTGCCAGGGAAATTCCGGGTTGAGTTTAGCATTCCGAAAGGTAAGGTTGTCGCTTCCGACGGCGAGAACCTCTTTGTGTCTGTTCCGGGCGAAGAACCTTTCAAGGTCTCCGGAGGAGAGAAACTGGGATCCTCGCCTGGGATGTTCTTCGTCGAATTTCTCGAATCCGGAAAGTTTGAGGCTTCGGGCAGCGAGATGATCGGGAAGTTCGGCTGCGTCAAGCTGCTGGGAAGTGTGGAGGGAGAGGAGGGACCGGTCAGCGTCTCCCTCTGGATTGACAAAAAGCTCTGGGTCGTGAGACAGATTACGGTTGAAGAAGAAACCGGCACAAAGAAGTTCGTGCTCAGTGACATATCCTTGAATCCAAAGATGGCGCATGAGGTGTTCACGATTCCCTAG